GTCATCCTGTGGTGGGGGCACGGGAGGGGACAGGGCTGTCAccccaggcagggagctggctgTGGGCTCTAAGCAGGTGGGCCGGTCCAGCTCTCACCACGGGCCGTGGAGCagctgggtgccccccccagcccggaCACCCCGCTGCGGGGGTGGGTGCTGCTgtcccccccgtcccctgtGCTTCGGGGATCCTCGATACCCGGTGGTGGCACCCAGCACAAGCCGTCCCCATGGGCGCCCCGGaggaccagctcctgctcctgggGTCCTGCCTGCGCTCTGCCCCCGCAGCAGGGCATTTTGCAAAGGCCAGGAGGGTTTTGGAAGGTGTTTAAAGCAGATCTTGCCTTCGAGCAGAGACAAGACAACCCCGGGAGCAAGAAAAGGGGGGCCCAGTCCCGCAGCCCCAGACCCACAGACCACATCCCGATTGTGGTGATCCCATTAACCCTCCAAAACTCGCCCAGTTCCACTTCAAAAAGAGCCTCTGGCACCGGTTAAAACCAGAGCAAGGGATGCTTTGATGGCAAAGAAAGGTTTCCTTAGTGCTGCTAATGTCCGTGGGTGTTGCAACCTGCAAACTTGGCTTTGACGGAGCCCGATCCCGGTGAGACCTGCCCAGCGtgaggagaggggctgcagctcccactgGGGAGCTGTGAGTCACGGCCACGGTGGACAGGACCTTTTCATCCCCTTTATAAAACCGTGTGTGAATGTGTATGTGCATTCCTATGCAAGGGGACCCCAAAAGTCTCCATACGTGAATGAAATCACCCCCCAGGCTTGGGGAAGAACTAAATATTGAACTACATCCttgttttcttggaaaaatgAGAGACATCCAAGGtttccctctgctccctttGCTCTTTTCTCACACCAACAAGAGTTTCCCTGGCTGAAGTTTGGCGCTACCATCACTAGGAtgcttcagttaaaaaaaaccccatggagGCAGCCGGTTCCTGCAGAGTGGCCACACTCAGCCCCACACACAGCAGGGCTCGGGGAGTACAGAAGCACCACCTAGGGCTGAAGCATTCCTCCCCATGCTAGGCTCTTGTGCAaactttactcttttttttttaatattaaaaaaaaaatcgtttattcttttttccccaccctcGGCACAACAGGGAAGTTGACAGTGACCTAGCTCAGTGGCCATGGGAGGGGGATGGCGATGCTCTGATGCTCAGGACCTGGAGggctttcttcctctgcaaCCATCCTTGTGAGGAGATGGCCCAGCTTTTCCCCACACctattttgtgctggggttaGTATTTGCCTCGTGGGGCAGCCAGTAAGGGAGCAGCCCACCCCTGCGATCTCCCCAGCACTGTTCTCCTTACACACCCTCTCTAATCCCGGGAAAGCAGCTGCAGGACCCAGAGCCGGGAGGCTCTTGGTAAACAGCCAAAGCAAGAAGAGCAGAAGGGTCATTGCttcagaaagaggagaaatCATCAAAACCAGTTTGAATAGGCCGcgatttattattttcttttttgaccCACCTGCTGGCTCTGGAGAAACAGGCTGGAGGTGGATGTGGCACTAGcagggtggtggtgtttgtgaTACCGCTCTGGCGCTGATGCTTACAGTGAAGGCAGGGAGCATCCCGCTCCTCGGCACACTGCTAAAGCCTAGGTAAGAAACTGTCCCCCCTGGGGAAGAATGACTCGTTTTTGTAGGAAGGGACACACTCGAGGCCATTTTTTGTGGGACAGGGGGATTTGCACAGGGGAGCAGCTGGAGTGGGGAGCCGAGAGCTGGACAAGGGATTAATTGGGTGAGGGAACCCTGACCACCccagctgcctggctgcaggcTCTGACCTGGGAAGAGCAGGGATTGCCTTCCAAACACCACTTCTTCCACCAAAACCAGCCCAATGAGACCCAAAGCCATGGACCTGCAGCTGCTCTGAGAGGCTGGAGGAGCCCAGCAACCCACTGGACCAGCCCCCAGGAACCTCTGTACCCATTCCCAGTAACCTCTGTACCAGCCCCCAGCAAATCCCATGACAGTCCCCAATAACCTCCATACCAGCCTGCAGCAACACCCATACCAGCCCCCAGTAACCCCCATAGCAGCTCCCAGCAACCCCCATACCAGACCCTATACCAGTACCCAGTGACCCCTGTACCAGCACTCTGGGCTCTGGGCTGGGGGTCACCATCTCCCCCTGGCCTGGGGATGTGTGGAGGGGCACCCCACCTCCCCGCTGTCCCCCAGCAGAAgaggatggggcagccacatGTGCCCCAGTGCTGGACGCCCGAGGGGCAGCATGAAATGCTGCAGCAGGTGGGAAATTGCGCCTGGTTAAACATCCCAGGAGCCCTGAGACTTCAGCATccatctgggggggggggtctggtcCTGTGACACCCCCAcgtcctgcctcctcccaggcCAAAATAAGTGGGGACTAACTTTGCCTCCAGCCTTGTGCCCGTGATGAGATTCATTGCACACGATGCAAATCCCTGCCGATGGATGAAACCACTCCAGCGAGAGTTCCCcgaccccctccccagcactgagGGGGCCGCAGCCACGGGAAGATTGTGGTGATGAAGTTATTAGCTCCGGAAGCACTAATTGCTGCTGTATTAATGGCTCTTTTGTCCGGCGAGCTGtttttcagtgtgtgtgtgcCGGGCGGTTGTTTTTCTGCCAGCTGCTGTGTGGTTGGATGCTCTATGGTATTTAGTTTGATCCTATTAAGGTGGATCTCAATTAATTaggcaggaggcagagagaCAAAGAGAGACGCTGGGGCCATTCATTTTAGTCTTGTCATCGTGCCTtctgcagctgggaggcagTGGGAGAGCAGGAAGGGACATGGGATACGGCTGCTGGGCATGAAactgctgggagaggggaatGGGGCAGGCAGGTGGGGTGGCAGCGGGGTTCCCCCGAGGGTCCCCCGGTCCCCCAGGGTCCCCTGCCAGGCAGGTtgccttcccccagccccacgggaAAGCAGCTGGAGCCACCCAGGTCCCACCCCCTGGGGTGGTGGGGTCCCGCTCCACCCCACTGTCGATGGGACCCTAAAGCATCCCCCGAACCACATGGAGGATCCCTGGGAATTTCAACAGCGAGAGCTTTGGCACAGCAGGAGCATCCTCCCTCCATGCCGGTGTGACGCCGTCTGGGTGCCGCTGCCGCATCCCTTTGGGGCCACCCACCCCCTGGGAAGGGGGTGCGCCCCGGCGGGCTCTCCAGCACCCCACTTGGAGCATCCTGCCGCCTGCCCCCTAGTCCTGGCTCCCATGCCCACTGGTGACGTGGCTCCAAGCGCCAGCGCGGTGGCTTGACCTCATCGAGAGGCCAGCAAATGGATCTCAAGGGCCCCCTGacatttctccttccttccctttgaaGGACAAGTGCCCCTCGGAGCTGCCCTCGCTGCCTCGGCCGCTAATGCACGAGGCGGGATGTGGGATGCTGCTAAAAGCCCCGGCGAGAAAAAAGCTTTCAAGCCCCCTGGAAAGCCCTAAGGGGTGCCCGGGGGTGACCCCAATCCCTGCCGCTGGTGCCGGGGCTGCGGTGTCGGGGTGCACCCCGGTAcgctggctggcagcaggtgtGATGTCCGCTGGGGTGTCCCTGTGTGGGGGCTCGGGGTGCAGGGGgtgcctggggatggaggggtcTGGGATGCTCAaggcatggggggggggtcggggtgCGGGGATGGGGGTGCCGGATGGTGCGGGGGGCTTGGGGGTGGCGgggtgggggtgcagggggtgctGGGACGGGGTGGCCGGGGTGCAGGGTGGGTGCAGGGCGTGCTGGGATAGGGTGCAGGATGGGTGAAGGGGGCGAAAGGGTTCGGGGGTGCCCGGGGtgcggggagaggggggaagggTGGGTGCAGGGCGTGCTGGGAGAGGGTGCAGGGGGTGTCCGGGACGGagggtgggtgctgggtgcgTCCAGGATGGGTGTAGAGCGGGTGCGGGGTTTCAGGGGGTGCCGGGTGGGCGCAGGGAGTGCGGGGTTTGAGGGGGTGCACGATGGGAGCGGGGGTGCCGGGTGGGTGCCGGGTGGGTGCCGGGTGGGTGCCGGGTTTcagggggggcggggagtgcCCGGGCGCGCCCCGCAGCGCTCCCTCCCTCCGCCAGGGGGCGCGGGCTCCCCCGCTCTGCTGACAGTCTGGCCCAGCTCGGCCCGCCTCGCTGGCCCAGTGGCCGGAAGCGGATgtcgggggtgggggggcgtgTGAcaccctcccgccgccgccgccgccgccgccgtcgcgGCGCGTCGTCGTGCGGTGGCGGAAAGATGGCGGCGGCCATAGAGTGAGCGGCGGCAGCGGGACCCAGCGCCGGGCCCGAGCGGTGAGCGCAGCCGCGGCCTCTTCCCGCCCCGTGCCCGGCCCTGCCATGTCCTTGCCCGGCTGGGAGGCTACCGGGGGCCCCGGTTTCCCCGTGTCCCCTCATCCTCCGGGCTGGCGGGAGAGCAGCTGGgggccccgctcccctccgcagGAGGGCCCGCAGCTTCCTCTAGGCTTCCCCTGGAGCTCAGTGTTCCCCCGCAACCCCCGGGTACCCGGGGGTCCCTGCGGCCCCCCTCGGCAGGCAGGCCTGTAGGCCTCCCGGTGACCCCtcgtgtgccccccccccccccgcccacaATTCCCTCCATTCTTTCCAAACTGGTGTCCTGCGCCTTCCTGTCAGCAGGCAGGTCTACGGATTACCCCTGGCTCTCCTCACTCCCTCTCTGGTGCCTGGGGACTCCCTCCATTCTCTTGGTGCTCACTGGTGcctgcccccctccctggcTCTCTCCGTCCCCTCCCGGTGCCCCTGTGTCTCCCTCAGCAGCAGACAGGCCTGCAGATCCCATCACCTCCTGGTGCACTGGAGTTCCCTCTGGgttcccctcttttccctggtaCCTCCCACTGAGGTCTCTCTCCCAGCCTCTTCACCTCTCTCCCCAGTGTCCTCCTGTGTCATCTCCCCCCTTTCCAAAGGCACGTCTGCGCTTTTCAGCTGACCCCCCTGCTCCCTGGGTTCGATGGGGCTTTCCACCACCCCACCCCTGCAAGCAGGTCCCTTAGTACCCTGAATTGTCCCCCTGTCTCTGTGTGGTCCCAGGGCACGTATGTGCTCTCTCCCTGGCAGGGTGAAGATGAAGTAGAGCTCTTACCATGGACCATGATGCCCCCACAATCAGGCCGCGTCGCATCCAGAACCAGAATGTCATCCACCGCCTGGAGCGCCGCCGGATCAGCTCGGGTAAAGCTGGCACCCACTGGCACCAAGTCCGCATCTTCCATCAGAATGTCTTCCCCAACTTCACTGTGGTCAATGTGGAGAAGCCGCCCTGCTTCTTGCGCAAGTTCTCCCCCGATGGCCGCTACTTCATCGCCTTCTCCTCTGACCAGACCTCTCTGGAGATCTACGAGTATCAAGGCTGCCAGGCGGCGGAGGACCTCCTGCAAGGCTATGAGGGAGAGATCCTGGCTAACGGTAACGACCAAAGATCTGTCAACATCCGGGGGCGGCTCTTTGAACGCTTCTTTGTCCTGCTTCATATCACCAACGTGGCCTCCAACGGGGAGCACTTGAACCGTGAGTGCAGCTTGTTCACCGACGACTGTCGGTACGTGATCGTCGGCTCTGCTGCGTACCTACCTGAGGAGCCTCACCCTCCCTTCTTTGAGGTTTACCGCAACAGCGAGTCGGTGACCCCTAATCCCCGGTCCCCCTTGGAGGATTATTCCTTGCATATCATAGACCTCCACACAGGGAGACTCTGTGACACACGGACTTTCAAATGTGACAAAGTCATCCTGTCTCACAACCAGGGGCTGTACCTCTATAAGAACATCTTGGCTATTCTCTCTGTGCAGCAACAGACTATTCACGTCTTTCAAGTAACACCCGAGGGTACCTTCATTGATGTACGGACTATCGGCCGCTTCTGCTACGAGGACGATCTCCTGACTCTGTCTGCGGTGTATCCTGAGGTGCAGCGGGACACTCAGACGGGGATGGCCAACCCGTACAAAGAGCCCTTCATAAACTCTTTGAAGCACAGGCTGCTGGTGTACCTGTGGAGAAGGGCCGAGCAGGACGGAAGTGCTATAGCAAAAAGAAGGTTCTTCCAGTACTTTGATCAGCTGAGGCAGCTCCGCATGTGGAAGATGCAGCTTTTGGATGAAAACCATCTGTTTATCAAATACACTAGTGAAGACGTGGTCACGCTGCGGGTGACAGATCCTTCCCAGGTACTGCGTGCCTCCTCAGGCTGCTCGTTGCTTTGGGGCAAGTGCTCAAGCAGGTACAGTGCTGTGAGCTGCATTTCTTAGCTGAGCCTGTGAATGTTGTTTAGAATCACCGGTACTTCATTCTTGTGTAAACGTTTGACACCTCTGATATTGAATACCTTTCGTATCTTTTGCTCTCATAATTTCATCGCTTCCTTCTCAActaaaaatgagagagaaaagatctTACATGGTTATCGAATCCCCTTTCTTCAGGGATTGTTCCCCATGCTCATAGATGCTGTACAAccctcttccccttccaaatccccagctgatttttttttttagccgGTATTTCCTATAGTACACTTATAGAGGTAGTCTCTCCCTTTTCTCACGTATATTCAAGCATGTTTTTCACATAATATAGTCTTCATTTTTCCTCAGTAGAATTACCTTTTCTGTTCTGCCTACTTACTTACTCTTTCAAGCTTCAGTGAGAGATAGTATTTATGATGTCTCCAAATTGGAGTAGCAGCTCTTAGATCTGGCTAATGTGCCAATTGCTTCTCCTTTCAGTTTAGTACTAAAGTCGTCAAATTAGAGCAAATGTAGTTCAGTCAGTGCCGGATCCCTCCAGATGTTTCACCATCCTGCAGGTTGATCATCTCTTTTCGGTACTGTTAGAGTGGTGGTCAGGTTTTGAGCTCTGTGAAACTGAGAAGGAGGgttttttaacctgttttattcctttaatccacttgttttttattctgttgAAAGTATTTAGGAAGAATTTGTAGTAAATCTCCAGTGCTGCATGCAGGCAATCAGGCGATTGTTCCCtaggtgtttggttttgtttcatacccttctcttcttccctatCTTTGCTAGATCCAGGACTTAGGTCCTAGAAGAAATAGATAGCAGTTCTTTGTGTGTTGCCTTAGTCTAATTCTTCCTGGAAGATGACCCTGGTTTGTTTGGGGAAGTTGCTTTGGGAGGGAATAGGTAGGGCTTAATCTAATCAGTTTTACCCATTCATGTAAAACTGAGCAGCTGtctcaaaaatattaaagcttTGTGAAGTGGCCTGCAGCGTTCTGCTCATTACTGGTATCTAGAACGGTGCTCCTGACCCTGATGTGAATGTTTGTGGTAGGCTTGGTTCCGCTCTCTGCTGTGGTTACTGAGGCTTTTGTGCCTGGCTTGCTGCATCGTGCTCTTGACTCTCTTCACCTGAGGGTTACTTTGAGATGCaggttgtggtttgtttgtaGCATTCCTCAGGCAGTGTGTTTTATGCTGGAGGAAAAGCATCTAATTTCTGAGTTCTTTCACGAGATAATTCCAGATGTGGAGTAGTCTCCGCAGACCGGCCTGAATGTAGGCTTTGTGTTGGGGCTGCCTGAGGAAAACTTGGCTCACAAAATACCTAAagctctgatttttctttcttctatcaGAGAGGAATGTGAGGTTTCATCCAGTTTCAGgctcctctctttcctctgGCTTCTCTGCCAAGAAGATTGAGGAAGTCGCTGTTCATGCTTGTCAGTTGCTTGTACATTGTGAGGGTCTGCACTGAATCCTTCAAGATTTTTAACTGCGTGCTGTGTATATGTAGCttgtggtttgttgttgttgttgttctagGCTTGTGTTGATAGACTTGACAGCTTTGCTGAACGATTTCTGTGATGCTTGACTTCTGCCACCCATGCTGTGACGATGTTTCCCTGTTTTACTCATGCAGTTAAAAAGCAGTGAGGGTAATTTCTCTGATCAGGGTCATCCTGGAGATATGTCTGTGTGTTAACCTGGCAAAGgaacttttttatttaaggTTGGAGGATACTCCCTGCAGTCTTTAATGATGTAAatagtttttccttctgctgtctcCTCTTATCTTCTCTCTGCTCCAACCCTGTGTTTCAGAAGGGCTTCCCTTTCCCTAGGCAGTAGTCTAGTGAGTAACCTCATCTAGCGTGCTCCATTTTGATGTGTGGGGGCTGGATTGTATTATCACAATTTATTTTGGggctgtaaaacaaacaaaccttttGATATTTGCAGGTGGGTGGGGTGGGTAGAGTGCCTACCGTCATCCCTGAGCATTGTTTGGGAGCGGAAGGTGAAGCATTTAGAAATTGCCTTTATTGACAGAAGATTTAACCAGATATGTGCATATACCATGGGAATTAGTTACCTTTGAAGCAGGGGCGAGTTCTTactttggggtgctggggtgttAGCGCTCCTGTCTCTAACGAAAGCTACCTTTGACGACCAAGGATTAAATCTGCCCtttcccagtgggatgggaacATTATCTCCCTTTGATGTAGCTGTGCTGACACAATGTCACCTTTTTCCCAATTTCTTGCTTGTTCATGCCACAAAACACTGCCATTGCCAATCTACAGCGCGGTATCTGGGCCTTCTTGCGCGAGAATGTTGGCATTAAAAAGAAGTCATTAATGtctttcagattttcatttctgtacCAGCAGGGTACCTAGAGGGCACAACTTTTTGTGGGCACTGGTGTAGTGCACAGTACACTAAAAAGGCTCATCTCTGTGTGATGGAAATAttaagaaggggaagaaaataatgtcactttgcaaaggaaaaaataatttgtggcCAGCTAGCACTGGATTTAAAATCATTTTGTCAGcaggaatgaaaattaaatttgacaCTTTAGAAAGCACTTTGGATTTGGTGGAAGGCAGAGatgaagagaaaacagaaatattgacATCCAGTTTACGTTGAAAAATTGGAAGCCTGTTAAGTTTTCTTCGTAAATAATCACAGTTAAGAGGCGGATAATTTGGTACCTGTTGAGGCATTTGAATAGCAGAATGGATTAGTGTGAGGATGTGGGATTCTCCTGCGCTGCAGAGAAATTTGGATAGGGTCTGCGGTGTCATTcggggagaaggaagggacaGCTTCCCCACCTGTGCTCTCCTGGGTaactgctgcctctgcctctctctgcagCCTTCGTTTTTCGTCGTGTACAACATGGTGACCACAGAGGTCATTGCTGTATTTGAGAATACATCCGAtgagctgctggagctgtttGAGAACTTCTGTGACCTCTTCAGGAATGCCACCCTGCACAGTGAGGCGGTCCAGTTCCCCTGCTCAGCTTCCAGCAACAACTTTGCCAGGCAGATC
This DNA window, taken from Haliaeetus albicilla chromosome 12, bHalAlb1.1, whole genome shotgun sequence, encodes the following:
- the DET1 gene encoding DET1 homolog → MDHDAPTIRPRRIQNQNVIHRLERRRISSGKAGTHWHQVRIFHQNVFPNFTVVNVEKPPCFLRKFSPDGRYFIAFSSDQTSLEIYEYQGCQAAEDLLQGYEGEILANGNDQRSVNIRGRLFERFFVLLHITNVASNGEHLNRECSLFTDDCRYVIVGSAAYLPEEPHPPFFEVYRNSESVTPNPRSPLEDYSLHIIDLHTGRLCDTRTFKCDKVILSHNQGLYLYKNILAILSVQQQTIHVFQVTPEGTFIDVRTIGRFCYEDDLLTLSAVYPEVQRDTQTGMANPYKEPFINSLKHRLLVYLWRRAEQDGSAIAKRRFFQYFDQLRQLRMWKMQLLDENHLFIKYTSEDVVTLRVTDPSQPSFFVVYNMVTTEVIAVFENTSDELLELFENFCDLFRNATLHSEAVQFPCSASSNNFARQIQRRFKDTIVNAKYGGHTEAVRRLLGQLPISAQSYSGSPYLDLSLFSYDDKWVSVMERPKTCGDHPIRFYARDSGLLKFEIQAGLLGRPINHTVRRLVAFTFHPFEPFAISVQRTNAEYVVNFHMRHSCT